CAGCAGCGCCCAATGCGCTGCCGAACACGCCTGTGCCGCATCCATCACTCCATACAGATGATGCGGCACGGCAGTGGTGTCCTCAGCACCGGGCCTCGCCGTCAGCACATGCAAATCCGAATAGACCTGCATCGAGTCGGCATTGATGATTTCACCGCCATGCGACTTTGCGATTTCCATCGCCAGCGCCGACTTGCCGCTTGCCGTTGGCCCTGCAATAAGCAGCACGCGATTTTTGGTATCAGTCATTCCACGTCCAAAACAGCCGGAAGAGATTTTGTCATGCGGTCCGTCCTGACCCTTATTGCAAATCCACAGACACGCAACCTGTCTGACGCTGATCTGGACGCGGTACGCCGCGCCGTGCCCGAAGCCGGCGCGCCGGACTGGCTTGCCCGGAACATCGCCTGCGACCTGCTGGTGGACATAGACCCTGCGGAGTTGCACGCCATTGAAGCGGCTGCGCGCGCAGCACTTGACGGCCTTCCGCTGGATGTCATTGCGCAGGGCACCGCCCACCGCCGCAAAGCCTTGTTGCTGGCCGACATGGACTCAACCGTCATCCAACAGGAATGCATCGACGAACTGGCCGAAGAAGCAGGCATCGGCCCCCATGTGGCTGACATTACCGAACGTGCCATGCGCGGCGAACTGGCCTTTGAACCTGCCCTGCGCGAGCGCGTAAAGCTCCTGGCAGGTTTGCCGGAAGGCAAAATGGAGCAGGTGTTCAATACGCGCATCACGCTGTCTCCCGGCATCAAGACCGTGACCGCCACCATGCGGCTGTCCGGTGCCTATTGTGCGTTGGTCTCAGGCGGGTTCACGTTCTTTACCTCCCGCGTGGCGGTTGCGGCGGGCTTTGATACCAACCGCGCCAACATTTTGCAGGTTAAAGATGGCCATCTTACGGGCGAAGTGAGCGACCCCATTCTGGGCCGTGCCGCCAAACTTGAGACCCTCAAGGCGCTGGCGGCAGACCACAGCCTCACCCTCGACAGCACCATGGCGGTGGGCGACGGTGCCAACGATCTGGCGATGATTGAAGCTGCAGGTCTTGGCGTTGCCTATCATGCAAAGCCGGTGGTGGCGCAGGCCGCCCCGGCAAGGCTCGACCACACCGACCTCACATCACTGCTCTACATCCAGGGCTTTGCACGCGATGAGTTTGCCAAGGCGGACTGACACAAAAAAGCCCCGCACCAAAATGATGCGGGGCTTTGTTTGTTGATCGCGAAAAGGCCTAGCTGCCTTCAACCCGCAGTGCAACGAAGCTGGTGTCACCGCCGCGGCTGATCTGCAGCAGCACCGACTTGAGCCCTTCAGACTTTGCCCGCGCCACCTGCTGCTCCACGTCGTTCGGGTCAGTCACATTCTCCTGTGCTACCTTGACGATTACGTCACCGGCACGCACCCGCTTTTCAGCGGCCTGACTGCCCGGCACAACAGCAACAACCAGAACGCCATCCACACCCTCAGCAATGTCGTACTGCGAGCGCAGCATATCGTTGAGGGAGGAAAGCGACAGCCCAAGCGTCTCGTTCTCGTCCGGTATGCGGGTTTCAGCCGGCGCTTCCGCAACGCCCTCGGCTTCTTCAAGACGTCCAAGGGTCACCTGGTAGGTTTCCTGCTTGCCATCGCGCAGCACCACCACATCAACCGCTTTACCAACTTCGGTATCAGCCACAATGCGCGGAAGATCACGCATCTTGTCTACGGGCTGGCCATCAAAGCTGATAATGACGTCACCTGCCTCAATGCCGCTGCCAACTGCCGGGCCGCCGTCCTGAATGCCGGCCACAAGCGCACCCTTGGTGTCGTCAAGGCCAAGACCTTCAGCCAGATCCTCTGTCACCGTCTGGATGCGGACACCCAGCCAGCCGCGCCGCGTTTCACCAAACTCCTTGAGCTGGTCAATGACGCTGGTAGCCGTTGTTGCGGGAATGGAAAAACCAATACCAATTGAGCCACCCGTCGGCGAGATAATGGCCGTGTTCACACCCATCACTTCACCGGCCATGTTGAACAGCGGACCACCGGAGTTGCCTCGGTTGATCGAGGCATCTGTCTGAATGAAGGCATCATACGGGCCTGCGTTGATGTCGCGGTCGCGCGCAGACACGATGCCTGCCGTTACCGTACCGCCAAGACCAAACGGGTTGCCGATAGCCATCACCCAATCACCAACGCGTAGTGCGTCTGAATCGCCAAAGCGCACGAAAGGAAGCTGACGGTCAGCTTTCACCTGAAGCAGCGCCAGATCGGTTTTGGGGTCACGGCCCAAAATCTCGGCATCCAGAGTTTCACCGTCAGAGAATGTGACCGTCACTTCGTCAGCGTCCTCCACAACGTGATTGTTGGTGACGACCAGGCCGTTGGGGTCGATCACAAAGCCGGAGCCAAGCGACTGCACACGGCGCGACTGCTGCTCGCCGCCATGGCGCTCAAGAAACTCTTCAAAATACTCCTCGAAAGGCGACCCGGGAGGAAACTCCGGGAGCGGAACACCGCTGCCACCGGACACTGTCTGCGCGGTTGAAATGTTGACCACCGCAGGTGTCAGTTTCTCCGCAAGGTCTGCAAAACTTTCCGGCGCCCCGCGTGCATCCGCCGGGGTCCATGACAGGGCCACGGCCCCGAGTGCAATTGCGCCAACCGCCAGTGAAGCAGAGCGAAGCGCTGAAAATGTGGTGTGAATGGTCACGGGAGTATCGTCTCCTTGGTGTTTACGTGGTCTCCACCTAAACCACCTCGCGTTTCATTGGCGTTAACCACGAACGGCAGTCGGCAAGAGCGCATGCAGCCCCGTGTAGGAGCTGCGATAAAACGCTTATCCGGTTCAAATGTGGGCAAAACGAGGCGCAAAGCGCGTCGGCAGATTACGGTTTCGTGAGGTTAGCTGCGGACCAGCCACACGATTACCAGCCCGGTGACCGCCGCCACCAATCCGCCCATGCGCAAAGAGGCGTCAGGCGTTTGCTCAACCATCGCCAGCATACGCCGAATGGCATTGGGAAAAGCAGCATAGGCCAGGCCCTCTATGACGAGGACCAGGCCTATGGCTACCAGCAGATCAGTCACTAAATCTGCACTCGGTTTTCAAGCAGCACTATTCAGCAGGTGCCGTTTCAACGCCGCCTGCCTCAGCAGGGTCAGGCAGCTCCAACACCGGCATCGGGTCCAAAGCAAGATCAGGGTCAATTGCCGGAACACTTGGCCCACCCGTCTCGGATGCTTCGAGCAGCTCAAGCTCTGCACACAGAATACCGCGCAAAGTTGCATCGCCTACCAGCTGACCCATCAGATCAGCCGCCTGTGCAGCGGAGCGCCCAACAGGCGCACTCGCATTTGGGATAGCGTTGGGATTGGTGAAATACCGGAAGAACTCACTGTCAGGCGAGAGCACAGCCGTTGTTTCACCCGCAGCCATCGCCTGCTCGTAAGACTGCATGGAGCGGTAGAACGCAAAGAAGTTAGGATCAATGCCGAACGCCGACGCAAAGATACGGTTACGGCAGGCATCGCCCTCACCGCGGATGATCTCAGCGTTACGGGTTGATTCCGCAACCGTTACCGTCACCTCACGGTCGGCATTGGCGCGAATACGCTGCGCCACTTCCTGACCCTGGGCGCGGAACTCAGCCGCTTCACGCTCACGTTCGGTCTGCATCCGGCGGAAAATTGCCTGACTGTTGGCCTCAGGAAGATCAGCACGGCGGATGCGCACATCCACCACGTCAATGCCGAACTGCGAAGCTTCACCGTTCATTGAATCCTTGATGCGGGTCATCAGTTCAGAGCGGTCATCACGCACAACCGCTTCAAAGCTTTCCTCACCCAGTACACGCCGCAGGCTTGACTGCAAAATGGTGCCCAGCCGCGACCGTGCCACAGCCTCGTTGCCAACGGTTTGGAAAAACACCAGCGGATCCGTGATGCGGAAACGCGCAAACGCATCCACCACCAACCGCTTTTGGTCAGAGGCAATCACTTCTTCTGGCTGAATATCCAGATCAAGAATGCGCTTGTCGATGGTGATGACGTTCTGCACGAACGGAACCTTGAAATGCAGCCCTGCATCCTGAACCACCTGACGCGGCTCACCAAACTGAAGCACAAGTGCCTGCTGGGTCTGGTGCACCGTGAACAGCGCATTGAACAGAACGATACCGGCAACAACAAGCGCGACCGCCAGGCCAATAAGAGTAGTGCGGCCCATTAGTTTGTCTCCTGCGTAGCATTGTTGCGGCGGCGCTCAACTTCAGGCAACGGCAGATAAGGCACAACGCCTGACCCCCCGTCGCTATCAATCAGAACCTTGTTCATGTTGTTGAGCACACGCTCCATGGTTTCCAGATACATACGCTGACGCGTCACCTCAGGTGCCTGGGCATACTCACCGTAAATCGACAGGAAACGCCGTGCCTGACCTTCGGCTTCTTCAACCGTCTGGTCGCGGTAGGCGGCTGCTTCCTGCTCAATGCGTTCGGCTGCACCACGCGCTTCGGGCAGCACGCGGTTGGAGTAGGATTCAGCTTCGTTGCGTGACCGCTCAGCATCGGCACGCGCTGCCTGTACATCGCGGAATGCGTCAATCACGGCGCTGGGCGGGTTTGACCCCTGAATCTGAACCTGCGTGATGCGGATACCGGCACCATACTCGTCCAGCAGGTTCTGCATCAGGTCCGTCACCTTCGTTTCGGCAGCCTGACGGCCTTCGGTGAGCAAAGGTTGGATGTTTGATTCGCCAACAACTTCACGCATCGAGCTTTCGGCAACAGCCTTTACCGTTCCGACCGGGTTTTGGATGTTGAACAGATAATCGCCCGCATCCTTGATGACCCAGAACACCGAAAAATCGATGTCGATGATGTTTTCATCACCCGTCAGCATCAGACTTTCTTCGGGCACATCGCGCACCGCGCCCTGACGGACGGAGCGCGTATCTTCGCCGGTACGCATTCCCACATCAACGCGATTCACGCGCGTGACCTTGGGCGTATAGGCTGCCTCAATCGGGTAAGGCATCCGATAGTTCAGGCCGGGCTGCGTCGTTTTGATGTATTCACCAAACCGCAGCACCACGCCCTGTTCGTCAGGCTGCACGCGGTAAAAACCAGATGCGAGCCAGACCAGCACCAAAATGGCAAGACCCACCAGAAGGCCGCGCGCGCCCAGACCACCGCCTGAGCCGCCGGGGAACGACTGCCGGAATCTCTCCTGACCGCGCCGCAGGATTTCTTCCAGGTCAGGCCCCTGCCCGCCCTGGCCGCCGGGACCACCAGCACCATTTCCGCGTCCGCCGCCAGACGGCCCCTGCCCCCAGGGTCCGCCACCGCCGCTTTTGTCATCCCAGGGCATACATTTTCCTCATCAAGTGAACATCGGCACGCGGTTTGCCCGCATACCTGCGCGGTGTTGACACCAGGTTGACTAAAAACCAGGTGAAGCCGCAACAAAACATCTGTACCGGCTTATATGATAGGCAAACCGCTCGCTGCAACGCGAACCGAAATAAATCGACGATACAAGGCCGCAAAAGCCCCAGTGTGAATGGGGTGAAGCCGCGATCAGGGCATCCGCATGATCGCTGTTTCTGAGACACTCCCAAGTTCCAAGACACACCCAATAAGGACACGCCCACCCGATGAGCCCTTCCTCAGACCTGACCAAGAACCAGATTCTCGCTGCTTTGGCGTCCGTTCAGACCCCTGACGGCAAGAGCATTGTTGATGCCGGGCGTATTCAGGGCCTGGTAATCCGGGACGGCAATGTGGGGTTTGCGCTGGAAATTGACCCGGCACAAAGCACGCAGATGGAGCCGGTGCGCGAAGCTGCGGCAAATGCCGTGAAACAGATCCCCGGCGTGCTGTCCGTCACAGCCGTGCTGACTGCCCATAACGAAGCACCCCAGCAAGCCGCACCACAAAAACGTGAGCCCGCAACACCCCAACAGCGCGGAACCAAAACCGGACCGCTGGATATTCCAGGCGTCGGTGCCATCATTGCAGTCGCCAGCGGCAAGGGCGGCGTCGGTAAATCAACCCTCGCGGTCAATCTGGCGCTTGGTCTTCATGCGCTTGGCCTGCGGGTTGGCCTGCTCGACGCAGATGTCTATGGCCCGTCGATCCCGCGCATGATGGGCCTCAACCGCAAGCCCGAAGCCAATGCAGCCAAAAAACTGATCCCGCTGGAGGCTTACGGCATCAAGGCCATGTCCATCGGTCTGATTGTGGACGAGGACACGCCAATGATCTGGCGCGGCCCCATGGTGCAATCTGCCCTGTCGCAAATGCTGGTGGAGGTGGAATGGGCACCCATCGATGTGCTGATCGTGGATATGCCGCCGGGCACCGGCGACGCGCAGCTAACAATGGCGCAGCGTGTACCGCTCACCGGCGCGGTCATTGTTTCAACGCCACAGGAAATCGCGCTGATTGACGCGCGCAAGGCGGTCGGCATGTTTGAAAAAACCCGCGTGCCGATTTTGGGTGTGGTTGAAAATATGGCCTGGCTGGAAATGCCCGACGGTTCCCGCAATCATATTTTCGGTGAGGGCGGCGCACGACGCACCGCTGAAAAACTCGGCGTACCGTTCTTGGGCGAGGTGCCGCTCATCCCCTCCATCCGTGAAGGTGGTGATGACGGACGCCCTGCAGCGGGCACAGACCCGGAGGGTGCCACTGCAAACATCTTCAAGCAGATTGCCGCCGGGCTGATTGCATCCCTGGAAAACACAGGGCAAAAGCCCGCCCCACGCATTGTTGTGATGGACTAACGCACAACAAAAAGGCGACCATGGAAAAACCCATGGCCGCCTTTGCTCAGTGAGTGTCAGTCCGTGCCTTAGCGGCCTTCGGCCAGCGATGCTGTTTCGGTTGAACCGTCGGGAGCCGTCATTTCCCAGTTGTCACCGACGGCGCGCTCAACGGCTTCAACGCAGTAAGGCCCGGTTTCAGCCGTTGCCTCGGACGCAAAACACGCCTGTCCGTCGTCGCTCATTTCCCAGGTGCCATCCATGCTCTCGTCGCCGGCCACCTGTGTGTAGGTGCCGTCCGCATTGATAAGCACAGAGCGTTCCGAGCCATCAGCTCCGGTTACATTGACAGTATTTTCATAGAAGGATGCCATCGGGTCCGCCAGCGCGGCTCCGGTCATCATGGCAATGGCCGCAAATGTTGCAAATATAAGTCTCATGAAAATGTCCTCCCTAAAGGAACAATCGTCGGTTTTTATTGGCACCCAGCTTACATGCATGGTTAACGCAGCAGGATAATTGCCACATATCCCGGTCGGCGCAAGGGGTTCCCTACAAAAGCTCTTGCAGAGCAGCCTACGTGTTGAGGAAGTTGAGCGGCAGACCCGCCACCGGCCAGTCCATTTTTACCAGCTTTCCCGTGCCCGACAGCGTGATGAACGCGGTTTTGAGATCACGCCCACCAAAACAGATATTGGTCACCAGCAGATCAGGCAGCGGTGTGTGGGCCACGGTCTGCCCGTCCGGTGAGACACTGGTAATGCCGCCATTGAAGATCGTCGCAACGCAGACATTGCCGTCCGCATCCAGCGCCAGACTGTCATAGTATTGCAGGCCCGGCGCGGTGTAGAGCGGATTGGCCGCAATAGGCCCGTCGGGTGCCTTGGCAACGCCAGGGCTTTCAATCTCCAGAAACCAAAGCCGACCCGAAACCGTGTCGGCGAAATACACTGTCTTCTCGTCAGCAGACAGACCCACGCCATTGGGTGTATTGAGCGGAAACGCCTGCTGCGTGATGGAAGAGCCGTCGGGCTTGGCATAATAAAGCGCGCCACGATCCATCACCCGGCCATAGTTCTTGCCAAGGTCGGTAAACCAGAAGCCGCCTTGCTTATCGAACACAATATCGTTTGGTCCGTTGAGCGGAATGCCGTTACATTCCGTGTACAGAACATCGACTTTTCCGGTTGAAAGGTCCACACGCTCAATGCGCCCGCCTGAATAGTCGTCCGGCTTGTCTCCGGGGATCAGCATCCCATCCTGCTCGTGCCAGGCAAAGCCGCCATTGTTGCAGACATAAACTGCACCATCAGGACCAATGGCAGCACCGTTCGGCCCGCCGCCGAGTTCGGCAATGACCGATACGGTGCCATCAGCGGCCACGCGGGTAAGCGTGCCGCGCGCGATTTCCACCAGAATGATTGAGCCGTCATCCATGGCAATCGGCCCTTCGGGAAAGCGCAGGCCGGAAGCAACTTCCGTAAAATCAGTCATGGGTGTTTCTCCTGTTTGGATGGCTTTTTGGTTTATGGCGTTTGGGAACGCGGCTCGGTTTTCCGGTCCAGTTGCATAAGGGTGTAGGCCGCCGTGTCTTCGGCACTGGCCTCAACACGCCGCGCAGACACTTCGTGCCACTCGTTGATATCAAAATCCGGAAACAGCGTGTCGCCGCGCGCATGCATGTGCACGCGGGTAAAATGCAGGGTGTGCGCAAAGGGCAGCGCCTGCGTGTAAATATCGGCACCGCCAATGACACAGGCTTCGTCTGTGCCGGTGGTGCGCGCCGCGTCAAACGCTTCGGCAAGCGACTGCACCAGCACAACCCCGTCTGGTACTGAACCGCCGCTGCGCGTAAGCACAATGTTGGTGCGTCCCGGCAACGGCTTGCCGATTGATTCAAAAGTCTTGCGACCCATGATCACCGGCTTGCCCATGGTGGTGGCCTTGAAATGGCGCATCTCGCCTTTGAGCCGCCACGGCAAACCGTTATCAGCGCCAATCACACCATTCTCAGCAACAGCCACAACAAGCGAGATACGCACTCACAGTCTCCGTTGATGATCTGTGGTCAGTCCGTCATACAGCGACGGGTGCCTTGATATGCGGGTGAGCCTGATAGCCCTCAAGGGTGAAGTCGTCATAGGTGAAGTCAAACAGTGACTGCACGTCCGGATTGAGCACCATTCTGGGCAGCGCAAACGCCGCGCGCGACAGTTGCTCACGCGCCTGCTCCAGATGGTTGGAATACAAATGCGCGTCGCCAAATGTGTGCACAAAATCGCCCGGCTCAAGCCCCGTGACCTGCGCGATCATCAGCGTCAGCAACGCATAGGACGCAATGTTGAACGGCACGCCCAAAAAAATATCGGCCGAGCGCTGATAGAGCTGACACGAGAGTTTGCCGTCGGCCACATAGAACTGAAACAAACAGTGGCACGGGGCCAAAGCCATCTTGTCGAGGTCAGCAGGGTTCCAGGCCGACACGATCAGACGGCGCGAATTAGGGTTGGTGCGGATTTCATCAACCAGCCATTTAAGCTGGTCCACCGTGCCGCCTTCGGGCATATCCCATGAACGCCACTGCTTGCCGTACACGGGGCCAAGTTCACCCGCCTCGTCCGCCCACTCGTCCCAGATACTGACGCCATTGGCCTTCAAATAGCGCGTATTGGTATCACCCGCGATGAACCACAACAGCTCATGCACAATGGATTTGAGGTGCAGTTTCTTGGTGGTAACAAGGGGAAACCCCTCCGCCAGATCAAACCGCATCTGGTGCCCGAACACGGAAAGCGTGCCCGTGCCCGTTCGGTCACCCTTCCGGGTGCCTTCCGCCAGAACCCGTTCCATAAGCTCGTGATATTGCTGCATGGTGGGAACACTATCGTGAGTCTTTGTCAGGCGGAACAGGTTTCTGCCCGGCTTGACTCCGGGAACCCATTTGCAGATTGCCCCGATGCACGCGACTATATCCAAGCCGCAGGCGTCATACGGCGGGCGCCAATGGACGGAATAACGGGGGGAAAATGCTAAGATGGATCATCGGCACGCTCGGTGTCGTTATCGCACTGTATTACGCCATTGCCTGGTACGTCGTGCCCGGCGCCCTTGAGCGTCCGATCAACCGCGTTGCAGCGATGGGGCCATTTCAGGTCAGCGAACCTGCGGCCCGTCTGCACGAACGTCTGATTGTCGCTGACCTGCACGCCGACACGCTGCTGTGGAGCCGAAACATTCTGGACCGTGCCGACCGCGGCCATGTGGATGTGCCCCGGCTGGCCGACGGCAATGTGGCGCTTCAGGTTTTTGCAGTTGTCACCAAAGTACCTGACGGCCAGAACTACGATGCCAACACCGCCGACAGCGACCAGATAACCCTGGCCGCCATGGCTCAGGCCTGGCCGTTTGCCACCTGGAGCAGCCTTCTGGAGCGCGCGCTCTATCAGGCGGGAAAATTGCACATCGCCGCAAACCGTTCCCCCGACATGATAAAAATCATCCGTACCCGGTCAGACATTGACGCATTGCTGGCCTCGCGTTCTGCGGCACAAAAGACCGTTGGCGGATTGCTTGCCACCGAAGGTGGCCATCCGCTGGAAGGCCGTATCGCCAACATAGATGCGCTGTATGAAGCGGGCTACCGCATGATTGGCCTGCATCATTTCTTCG
The window above is part of the Pyruvatibacter sp. genome. Proteins encoded here:
- the serB gene encoding phosphoserine phosphatase SerB, which codes for MRSVLTLIANPQTRNLSDADLDAVRRAVPEAGAPDWLARNIACDLLVDIDPAELHAIEAAARAALDGLPLDVIAQGTAHRRKALLLADMDSTVIQQECIDELAEEAGIGPHVADITERAMRGELAFEPALRERVKLLAGLPEGKMEQVFNTRITLSPGIKTVTATMRLSGAYCALVSGGFTFFTSRVAVAAGFDTNRANILQVKDGHLTGEVSDPILGRAAKLETLKALAADHSLTLDSTMAVGDGANDLAMIEAAGLGVAYHAKPVVAQAAPARLDHTDLTSLLYIQGFARDEFAKAD
- a CDS encoding DegQ family serine endoprotease, whose protein sequence is MALGAVALSWTPADARGAPESFADLAEKLTPAVVNISTAQTVSGGSGVPLPEFPPGSPFEEYFEEFLERHGGEQQSRRVQSLGSGFVIDPNGLVVTNNHVVEDADEVTVTFSDGETLDAEILGRDPKTDLALLQVKADRQLPFVRFGDSDALRVGDWVMAIGNPFGLGGTVTAGIVSARDRDINAGPYDAFIQTDASINRGNSGGPLFNMAGEVMGVNTAIISPTGGSIGIGFSIPATTATSVIDQLKEFGETRRGWLGVRIQTVTEDLAEGLGLDDTKGALVAGIQDGGPAVGSGIEAGDVIISFDGQPVDKMRDLPRIVADTEVGKAVDVVVLRDGKQETYQVTLGRLEEAEGVAEAPAETRIPDENETLGLSLSSLNDMLRSQYDIAEGVDGVLVVAVVPGSQAAEKRVRAGDVIVKVAQENVTDPNDVEQQVARAKSEGLKSVLLQISRGGDTSFVALRVEGS
- a CDS encoding DUF2065 domain-containing protein; this encodes MTDLLVAIGLVLVIEGLAYAAFPNAIRRMLAMVEQTPDASLRMGGLVAAVTGLVIVWLVRS
- a CDS encoding protease modulator HflC, encoding MGRTTLIGLAVALVVAGIVLFNALFTVHQTQQALVLQFGEPRQVVQDAGLHFKVPFVQNVITIDKRILDLDIQPEEVIASDQKRLVVDAFARFRITDPLVFFQTVGNEAVARSRLGTILQSSLRRVLGEESFEAVVRDDRSELMTRIKDSMNGEASQFGIDVVDVRIRRADLPEANSQAIFRRMQTEREREAAEFRAQGQEVAQRIRANADREVTVTVAESTRNAEIIRGEGDACRNRIFASAFGIDPNFFAFYRSMQSYEQAMAAGETTAVLSPDSEFFRYFTNPNAIPNASAPVGRSAAQAADLMGQLVGDATLRGILCAELELLEASETGGPSVPAIDPDLALDPMPVLELPDPAEAGGVETAPAE
- the hflK gene encoding FtsH protease activity modulator HflK, whose protein sequence is MPWDDKSGGGGPWGQGPSGGGRGNGAGGPGGQGGQGPDLEEILRRGQERFRQSFPGGSGGGLGARGLLVGLAILVLVWLASGFYRVQPDEQGVVLRFGEYIKTTQPGLNYRMPYPIEAAYTPKVTRVNRVDVGMRTGEDTRSVRQGAVRDVPEESLMLTGDENIIDIDFSVFWVIKDAGDYLFNIQNPVGTVKAVAESSMREVVGESNIQPLLTEGRQAAETKVTDLMQNLLDEYGAGIRITQVQIQGSNPPSAVIDAFRDVQAARADAERSRNEAESYSNRVLPEARGAAERIEQEAAAYRDQTVEEAEGQARRFLSIYGEYAQAPEVTRQRMYLETMERVLNNMNKVLIDSDGGSGVVPYLPLPEVERRRNNATQETN
- a CDS encoding Mrp/NBP35 family ATP-binding protein, translated to MSPSSDLTKNQILAALASVQTPDGKSIVDAGRIQGLVIRDGNVGFALEIDPAQSTQMEPVREAAANAVKQIPGVLSVTAVLTAHNEAPQQAAPQKREPATPQQRGTKTGPLDIPGVGAIIAVASGKGGVGKSTLAVNLALGLHALGLRVGLLDADVYGPSIPRMMGLNRKPEANAAKKLIPLEAYGIKAMSIGLIVDEDTPMIWRGPMVQSALSQMLVEVEWAPIDVLIVDMPPGTGDAQLTMAQRVPLTGAVIVSTPQEIALIDARKAVGMFEKTRVPILGVVENMAWLEMPDGSRNHIFGEGGARRTAEKLGVPFLGEVPLIPSIREGGDDGRPAAGTDPEGATANIFKQIAAGLIASLENTGQKPAPRIVVMD
- a CDS encoding SMP-30/gluconolactonase/LRE family protein — translated: MTDFTEVASGLRFPEGPIAMDDGSIILVEIARGTLTRVAADGTVSVIAELGGGPNGAAIGPDGAVYVCNNGGFAWHEQDGMLIPGDKPDDYSGGRIERVDLSTGKVDVLYTECNGIPLNGPNDIVFDKQGGFWFTDLGKNYGRVMDRGALYYAKPDGSSITQQAFPLNTPNGVGLSADEKTVYFADTVSGRLWFLEIESPGVAKAPDGPIAANPLYTAPGLQYYDSLALDADGNVCVATIFNGGITSVSPDGQTVAHTPLPDLLVTNICFGGRDLKTAFITLSGTGKLVKMDWPVAGLPLNFLNT
- a CDS encoding dihydrofolate reductase → MRISLVVAVAENGVIGADNGLPWRLKGEMRHFKATTMGKPVIMGRKTFESIGKPLPGRTNIVLTRSGGSVPDGVVLVQSLAEAFDAARTTGTDEACVIGGADIYTQALPFAHTLHFTRVHMHARGDTLFPDFDINEWHEVSARRVEASAEDTAAYTLMQLDRKTEPRSQTP
- a CDS encoding thymidylate synthase, which produces MQQYHELMERVLAEGTRKGDRTGTGTLSVFGHQMRFDLAEGFPLVTTKKLHLKSIVHELLWFIAGDTNTRYLKANGVSIWDEWADEAGELGPVYGKQWRSWDMPEGGTVDQLKWLVDEIRTNPNSRRLIVSAWNPADLDKMALAPCHCLFQFYVADGKLSCQLYQRSADIFLGVPFNIASYALLTLMIAQVTGLEPGDFVHTFGDAHLYSNHLEQAREQLSRAAFALPRMVLNPDVQSLFDFTYDDFTLEGYQAHPHIKAPVAV
- a CDS encoding membrane dipeptidase: MLRWIIGTLGVVIALYYAIAWYVVPGALERPINRVAAMGPFQVSEPAARLHERLIVADLHADTLLWSRNILDRADRGHVDVPRLADGNVALQVFAVVTKVPDGQNYDANTADSDQITLAAMAQAWPFATWSSLLERALYQAGKLHIAANRSPDMIKIIRTRSDIDALLASRSAAQKTVGGLLATEGGHPLEGRIANIDALYEAGYRMIGLHHFFDNELGGSLHGVTGEGLTTFGREVVAAAQARNIIVDVAHSSPNAVADVLDMATRPIVVSHTGVRGACDSVRNLSDPLMQRIAAQGGLIGIGYWEGAICDISPAGIAASIVYAVNLLGADHVALGSDYDGATQVAFDTSKLVVITDALLDAGLDEPTIAKVMGGNLIRFLRANLPPGDA